Proteins co-encoded in one Spirosoma endbachense genomic window:
- a CDS encoding Nif3-like dinuclear metal center hexameric protein: MNNQWCSLNELADFLKNEFSIDRYDHSEQGGIYHPSDRPVTRLGLALEPWPDLPEWIADHQIDALWIHRPWKLDTIRIPQDIGILSHHLPFDETLTMGYNPLLASLMSKLGQPEPLGFKQATADNGKLLPERPIGMLFDIVGQEFDALLREVNSLFGGYDRAEAGRCPTGAHTISRIAVVGAMNEGLIREAYERNADLYLTGQYRKPAQPAVDDTGIAVISIGHLRSEEWGLRALADLLHDRWPTVEIVMPISGQTVTVMSTNNSA; encoded by the coding sequence ATGAATAATCAATGGTGCAGCCTTAATGAACTAGCCGATTTCCTGAAAAACGAATTTTCTATCGATCGCTATGATCATAGTGAACAAGGCGGAATTTATCACCCTTCTGACCGGCCCGTTACGCGTTTGGGCCTTGCCCTCGAACCCTGGCCTGATTTGCCCGAATGGATTGCTGATCATCAAATCGATGCGCTCTGGATCCATCGTCCGTGGAAGCTCGATACGATCAGAATCCCTCAGGATATTGGCATTTTATCGCATCACTTACCGTTCGATGAAACGCTGACAATGGGTTACAATCCCCTACTGGCCAGTCTAATGAGCAAACTTGGACAACCTGAACCATTGGGATTCAAGCAGGCAACAGCCGACAATGGCAAATTGCTTCCCGAGCGCCCCATCGGTATGCTATTCGATATTGTCGGGCAGGAATTTGATGCCCTACTTCGGGAAGTTAACAGTCTCTTTGGCGGATATGATAGAGCCGAAGCAGGCCGTTGCCCAACGGGGGCCCATACGATTAGCCGAATTGCGGTTGTGGGGGCGATGAATGAGGGCTTAATTCGGGAAGCCTACGAGCGCAACGCTGATCTTTATTTGACCGGTCAGTATAGAAAACCAGCGCAGCCGGCCGTAGATGATACGGGCATAGCCGTCATTTCCATTGGGCACCTGCGGAGCGAAGAATGGGGCCTGCGGGCTCTGGCAGATCTATTGCACGATCGATGGCCAACAGTAGAGATCGTGATGCCCATAAGTGGGCAAACCGTTACGGTCATGAGTACTAACAATTCTGCCTAG
- a CDS encoding MATE family efflux transporter, which produces MTKFFRLFLAALRGTETNFTSGSINRAIFLLSVPMILEMVMESLFAVVDVFFVAKIGTEAIATVGLTESVLTIVYSIAIGLSTAATALVSRRVGEENHRGAGTVVGQVILVSTALGLFMGLVGFAFAEDILRLMGGDEKLIGNGVGFTRMIFASAPAIMLLYTLSGCLRGSGDASVAMRSLWLANGVNIVLCPVFIFGLGPFPELGVMGSAVATTIGRTMGVLYQLNALTRVKGAIQVLRSDVIPDMSLIKNLLSLAVGGTSQFLVGSASWIFLTRILSTFGSDVVAGYTIAIRIIVFTILPSWGMANAAATLVGQNLGANQPERAETSAWRAAFCNMLFLAAVGVGFFLGATPIVGLFDNNVRVVAIAVECLRVFCLGYLFMAYGMVLSQSLNGAGDTRTPTIINIFCFWVVEIPLAYTLAHLLNWGPEGVFWSVAISETLLAGIAIWVFRRGHWKMVQV; this is translated from the coding sequence ATGACCAAATTTTTTCGGTTATTCCTGGCCGCATTGCGTGGTACAGAAACCAATTTTACGTCCGGTAGTATCAACCGGGCCATCTTTTTACTGTCGGTTCCGATGATTCTGGAAATGGTCATGGAGTCGCTGTTTGCCGTTGTCGATGTATTTTTTGTCGCCAAAATCGGTACAGAAGCCATTGCTACTGTGGGCCTTACCGAATCGGTGCTGACCATTGTATACTCCATTGCTATTGGCCTCAGCACAGCCGCCACTGCCCTTGTATCCCGCCGGGTTGGTGAGGAAAACCACCGGGGGGCAGGTACCGTGGTGGGGCAGGTCATTCTGGTGTCAACAGCATTAGGACTCTTCATGGGCCTGGTCGGTTTTGCCTTTGCCGAAGATATACTGCGACTGATGGGTGGCGACGAAAAGCTGATCGGCAATGGTGTAGGGTTCACCCGGATGATTTTCGCCAGCGCGCCCGCGATCATGTTACTCTATACACTGAGTGGCTGTTTGCGCGGTTCGGGCGATGCGTCGGTGGCGATGCGGTCGCTGTGGCTGGCTAACGGCGTCAACATTGTGCTATGTCCGGTATTTATTTTCGGACTGGGGCCATTTCCTGAACTGGGTGTTATGGGGTCGGCGGTGGCAACGACCATTGGCCGAACGATGGGCGTTCTGTATCAATTAAACGCCCTGACGCGTGTGAAAGGGGCCATTCAGGTGTTGCGCTCGGATGTTATACCCGATATGAGTCTGATCAAAAATCTGCTCAGTCTGGCTGTTGGAGGAACCAGTCAGTTTCTGGTTGGCTCGGCCAGCTGGATATTCCTGACGCGTATTTTATCGACCTTTGGTAGCGATGTGGTGGCTGGGTATACCATTGCCATTCGGATTATTGTGTTTACAATTCTGCCTTCGTGGGGTATGGCCAATGCGGCTGCTACGCTGGTTGGGCAGAATCTGGGGGCTAATCAGCCCGAACGTGCCGAAACCTCCGCCTGGCGGGCGGCTTTCTGCAACATGCTCTTTTTAGCCGCCGTTGGCGTTGGTTTCTTCCTGGGGGCCACTCCCATAGTTGGCTTGTTCGACAACAACGTCCGGGTAGTAGCCATCGCGGTAGAATGTCTGCGCGTATTTTGCCTGGGCTATCTGTTTATGGCGTATGGAATGGTATTGAGCCAGTCGCTCAATGGCGCAGGCGACACCCGTACCCCAACAATCATTAACATTTTTTGTTTTTGGGTCGTTGAAATTCCACTTGCCTATACGCTTGCTCACCTACTGAACTGGGGTCCTGAGGGTGTATTCTGGTCGGTAGCTATCAGCGAGACATTATTGGCAGGAATTGCGATCTGGGTTTTCCGGCGGGGACACTGGAAAATGGTTCAGGTGTAA